The nucleotide window GCGGCGGGCCCCCTCCCCCGCGGCCTCCGCCATGACCGCGCGGAGCATGAAGGTCCCCAGGCCGCGCCGCCGGTGGGCCGGGCTGACAGCCAGCGTGTTGAGGTGCAGTTCATCGAAGATGACCCAGGCGATGCAAAAGGCAATCGCCCGATCTTGTGCGTCCCTAAGAAGATAGACGCGTGTGACGTCCGAATGGGTCAATTCCCAGACGAGGGTCTCTCGCGACCAGGGATTCGTGAACGACTCCTGCTCGAGCGCGACGACGGCGTCGAGGTCGGCGTCGGCAGCGGGCGCCCGGAGACGATCGAGCCGCATCTCAAGCGCCGCCCCGGCGGCGCCGGTCACGTGCCAGCTCGGCATCCGAGCGGCGGACATAGAGGGGCGCCACGGCGTGGGGGCGCACGCCACGGTCGGGTGCGGCGTCGGCGATCGACGCGATCACGGCCGCCAGCGGCGGGACCGCCGGCGCGATCGTGGCAGCGCCGCCGATCCGGCGCTCGATCGCGTCGCGGTATTTCACGGCGCCGTCCCCCGCGAAGCGCACGGAGGAGAGCGGCGCCAGCGCCAGCGCCCACGCATCGAGGGTGGCGTCGGGCGGCAGCGAGGTCGGCTCGTGCTGGACGCGGCCGTCCGCGCCGTACAGCATCGCGAACACCTCGCCGCGATGCGCATCGATCCACACGGCGATCGCGGTGTCGGAAAGGCCGGCCGAGATCCGCAGCGCATCGAAGGTCGAGACCGGCGTGACGAGCTTGCCGGCCGCGAGGGCGAGCCCCTGCACGGTGGCGATGCCGATGCGGAGCCCGGTGAACGATCCTGGTCCGATCGCGACCGCGAACCGATCGATCTCGTCGAGCCGAAGGCCGGCGGCGTCGAGCAGATCCATCAGCTCGCGCGGCAGGCGTTCGCCGTGCGTGCGCGCGGCGTCGCCGCGGCGTTCGACCAGGATCGCGCCGTCGCGCAGGATCGCCGCGCTGCCCGATGCTGACGATGTGTCGAGCGAGAGGATCGTCAATTCCGCAATGTTATACTCGCCGCAGTCCCGCCGATGTCCTCTCCGACCCCTTCCAGTACGTCCAGCGAACCGGTCGGCGCAACGCCGGCGATGCGGCAGTACTTCGACGCCAAGCGTCAGTACAGTGATGCGCTCGTCTTCTTCCGGATGGGCGACTTCTACGAGATGTTCTACGAGGACGCGCTGACCGCGTCCCGCGCGCTCGAGTTGACGCTGACGTCGCGATCGAAGGACGCGAGCGGCGGCGCGATCCCGATGTGCGGCGTGCCGTTCCACGCCGCCGACGGTTACATCGCGCGGCTGGTGCGCAAGGGCTTTCGCGTTGCGGTCGTCGAACAGGTCGAGGATCCGAAGAAGGCAAAGGGCCTCGTCCGCCGCGAGGTCGTGCGGGTCGTCTCACCCGGCACGTTCACCGACGACGGCTATCTCGACGCGCGTGAGCCCGCCTTCCTGCTGGCGCTCGTGCCCGCGCATCCGGGCCCCGGGTTCGGCGCGGCGCTGCTCGATCTCTCGACCGGCGAGTTCAGCACCGCGGAGTACGCCGGGGACGAGGGGCGGTCGGCGCTGCGTGACGAGCTGGCGGTGCTGCGTCCGCGCGAGGTGCTGGTGCCGGTCGGCTTCGACGCCGCGGCGGCGCTGCTGGCGGATGCGCAGATCGAGGCGCGGGTGACGACGGCCGAGCCGTGGACGTTCGAGTACGCGACGGCGCGGCGGACGCTGCTGGCACAGCTCGGCGCGCAGTCGCTGCAGGGCTACGGCCTCGACGATCGCCCCTCAGCGGTCTCGGCGGCCGGCGGGCTGGTGCAGTACCTCCGCGAGACGCAGAAGGCGGATCTGGCGCACGTCCGCGATGTCAGTTACCGCACCGGCGCCGACTGTCTGCTCATCGATCCGATCACGCTCCGCAACCTCGAGGTGATCGAGTCGGCCGACGGCGGGCGGACGGGATCGCTGCTGCACGGCATCGATCGCACGATCACGCCGATGGGCGGGCGGCTGCTGCGCGCCTGGCTGATCCGGCCGCTGGTCGCGCTCGAGCGGATCCAGGATCGGCTCGACGCCGTAGAGGACTTTGCCTTTCGCGCCACCGCGCGCGCCAAGCTGCGCGAGACGCTGAAGGGGATCCATGACCTCGAGCGCCTGGTCGCGCGCGCCGCGCTCGGCACCGCCGGGCCGCGCGACCTGGTGTCGCTGAAACAGTCGATCGCGGCGCTGCCCCGCGCCCGCCTGCAGTTGGTCGAGTTCCAGGCGCCGCTCGTCAGGAGCCTGGTCGCCGGACTCGACGATCTCACCGACGTGCGCGACGCGATCGAGCACGCCCTCGTCGACGAGCCGCCGGCGGTGGCGCGCGACGGCGGCGTGATCCGCGACGCCGTCGACCCGGAGCTCGACGAACTGCGCGGCATCAGCCGCGGCGGCAAGCAGCGGATCGCCGAGATGGAGGCGGCCGAGCGCGCGCGCACCGGCATCGCATCGCTCAAGATCCGGTTCAACCGCGTCTTCGGCTATTACATCGAGATCTCGAAATCGAACCTCGGCAGCGTACCGGCCGATTACCATCGCAAGCAGACCATCGCCGGCGGTGAGCGCTTCATCACGCCGGCGCTGAAGGAATACGAAGAGAAGGTGCTCGGCGCCGACGAGCGGATCGCCGAGCGCGAGGTCGAGATCTTCGAGGCGCTGCGCGGGCGCGTCGCCGCCGAGGCGCCGCGCGTCCAGGACACGGCGCGCGGGCTCGCCGCGCTCGACGTGCTCGCGGCGCTGGCCGAGACGGCGTCGCTCCACAACTACACCAAGCCGCTGATGCACGCCGGCGACGAGCTCATCGCCGCGGACGCGCGTCATCCGGTGGTCGAACGGCACGTCGCCGACGCGTTCGTCCCCAACGACGTCGCGCTCGACGGCGTCTCGCAGCAGCTCGTCGTGCTCACCGGTCCCAACATGGGCGGTAAGTCGACTTACCTGCGGCAGTGCGCGTTGCTCTGTCTCATGGCGCAGGCGGGCTCGTTCGTGCCGGCGCGCACCGCCAAGCTGCCGATCGTCGACCGCCTGTTCGCCCGCGTCGGCGCCTCCGACAACCTGGCGCGCGGCCAGTCGACGTTCATGGTCGAAATGCAGGAGACGGCCAACATCCTGCACTCGGCGACCTCGCGCAGCCTGGTCATCCTCG belongs to Vicinamibacterales bacterium and includes:
- the tsaB gene encoding tRNA (adenosine(37)-N6)-threonylcarbamoyltransferase complex dimerization subunit type 1 TsaB, which gives rise to MTILSLDTSSASGSAAILRDGAILVERRGDAARTHGERLPRELMDLLDAAGLRLDEIDRFAVAIGPGSFTGLRIGIATVQGLALAAGKLVTPVSTFDALRISAGLSDTAIAVWIDAHRGEVFAMLYGADGRVQHEPTSLPPDATLDAWALALAPLSSVRFAGDGAVKYRDAIERRIGGAATIAPAVPPLAAVIASIADAAPDRGVRPHAVAPLYVRRSDAELARDRRRRGGA
- the mutS gene encoding DNA mismatch repair protein MutS, with amino-acid sequence MSSPTPSSTSSEPVGATPAMRQYFDAKRQYSDALVFFRMGDFYEMFYEDALTASRALELTLTSRSKDASGGAIPMCGVPFHAADGYIARLVRKGFRVAVVEQVEDPKKAKGLVRREVVRVVSPGTFTDDGYLDAREPAFLLALVPAHPGPGFGAALLDLSTGEFSTAEYAGDEGRSALRDELAVLRPREVLVPVGFDAAAALLADAQIEARVTTAEPWTFEYATARRTLLAQLGAQSLQGYGLDDRPSAVSAAGGLVQYLRETQKADLAHVRDVSYRTGADCLLIDPITLRNLEVIESADGGRTGSLLHGIDRTITPMGGRLLRAWLIRPLVALERIQDRLDAVEDFAFRATARAKLRETLKGIHDLERLVARAALGTAGPRDLVSLKQSIAALPRARLQLVEFQAPLVRSLVAGLDDLTDVRDAIEHALVDEPPAVARDGGVIRDAVDPELDELRGISRGGKQRIAEMEAAERARTGIASLKIRFNRVFGYYIEISKSNLGSVPADYHRKQTIAGGERFITPALKEYEEKVLGADERIAEREVEIFEALRGRVAAEAPRVQDTARGLAALDVLAALAETASLHNYTKPLMHAGDELIAADARHPVVERHVADAFVPNDVALDGVSQQLVVLTGPNMGGKSTYLRQCALLCLMAQAGSFVPARTAKLPIVDRLFARVGASDNLARGQSTFMVEMQETANILHSATSRSLVILDEIGRGTATFDGLSLAWAVAEHLATNPRARPKTIFATHYHELTDLADALPSVVNFHVVVREWKDDLVLLRKVVPGRADRSYGIQVARLAGLPPPVVARAREILAGLERDELSRGGRPSLSGSPTVSQRQLGLFAAPGGADDPIRRRLRDLDVDHLTPMQALTLLAELKDEADGEP
- the rimI gene encoding ribosomal protein S18-alanine N-acetyltransferase; amino-acid sequence: MTGAAGAALEMRLDRLRAPAADADLDAVVALEQESFTNPWSRETLVWELTHSDVTRVYLLRDAQDRAIAFCIAWVIFDELHLNTLAVSPAHRRRGLGTFMLRAVMAEAAGEGARRATLEVRESNVAALQLYGRLGFSVSARRRGYYANPPEDALILWLEEW